The Maridesulfovibrio sp. genomic sequence TGGCAATGAAAAGAGGTGCGCCGCTTCGCTTGCCTTGGCTGAAAAAATCGGGAAGAAGCAGAGCCGGGCAGAACCAGCCTAGCCAAGCATGCACAGAAACTCACAATTGCCATTTGAAGACTCAGGCCGTAAGCTAAGTGGGCCTTGTGAGTATAGGCAAATGCATGACAAGTGAGGGGACTACTGTGTTCAAACTGAATATACGCCAGAAAATCATCATCGGAATTATCATTTTTTCATTCTGCTTCGGCTGTTTGGGGCTGCTTTCTTATTTAAACACCCTGCAACTGGAAAATGAAGTCCTGCTGATTGAGCGAAGCGATGACTTGAGTAATCTCATCCTTGAAATCCGCAGCATTGAAAAAAACTATCTTTTGTATCGAGATCCTGCCCTTTTCTCACTTGGACTGGAGTACCTTAATCATGCTGACAGCCTGCTGCAAAAACTTGTGAAAGAATTTAATAAAATTGACAAGATACAAAGTGGAGAAAAACTAAAAGAAAGTCTGAACCATTACAGAGAACTGATCATCCAGCTTGAATCAACTCCGGGGATATCATCCGACACGGACAACAAAATAAACGCACATCTTCGTGAAACCGGACAAAAAATGGTGGAACTATCCAAGGAAATCTCCAATTTTGAGCGGGAAAACATTCTCAGCATCAACCGCAATCTCCGCTCCAACCTGACTCTGTCCATGATCGGAATTGCCGCGGTAATCACGGCTCTTGTCGTGTTCTTCAGTTCCAACATCCTCAAACCTCTTCGCGAAGTACAGCAAGCAACCCGTAAGATTTCTCAAGGGACTTTCAAGGCCCTCCCGATCAAGAATTCTCACGATGAAATCCAGCAGGTGTTCGCAGCGCTGAATTCCATGGTGGAACAGCTGGTTAAACGCCGCCGCCAGTTGGTGCAGGCCCAGAAACTCTCATCCATTGGAACGCTTTCTTCAGGGATTGCCCACCAGTTGAACAACCCCCTGAACAATATTTCAACATCATGCCAGATTCTTGAAGAACGCCAAAAAGGCAAGGATGAGCTGGCAGACAGAATGATGAGCAACATTATGCAGGAAACCCTGCGGGCGAGGGATATTGTCAAAGGGCTGCTTGAGTTTTCAAGGGAAAACGAATATTCACCGGGACCTATCGAGATCGGAGTAATCATGAAATCGGCTGTGGACCTTGTTTCCAGTCAGGTGCCGTCCAATATTTCCCTTTCCATGGATATTCCTGAACACATCATTGTCTACGCTGACCGCCGCAAAATACAGGAAGCATTCATCAACCTGCTTATTAACGCAATTCAGGCCATTGCAGACTGTCCCGGTTCAATAAACATCACCGCCGAAACAGACAAGACCAACACTGTCATCAAAGTAAAAGATACAGGGCAAGGCATGTCCCCTGAAATAATGGAACGTATTTTTGATCCCTTTTTCTCAACCAAGGAAGTCGGACAGGGAACAGGGCTGGGACTGTACATCGTATACGGAATTATAGAAAAACATCAGGGAAGTATCAGGGCTGAAAGCAGTCCGGGGCAAGGAACCACCTTTCACATCACCCTGCCTCTCGATACGGAGCATCAAGTATGATCAACCATGCCAATATTCTCATTGTTGAAGACGAGGCAATAGCCCGCGAAAACCTTGCCCATGTCATGACCGCAGAAGGACACACTGCAACTGCAGTCGGTTCAGGCACGGAAGCCTTGCAGAAAATCGGCAAACAGGACTTCGAGCTGGTGCTGACCGACCTGATGCTTCCGGGTATGAACGGCATAGAGCTTCTTGAACATATCAAAGAAATCCAGCCTTCAACACAGGTCATAGTCATAACCGGACATGCCACAGTCGATACTGCGGTAATCGCCATGCAGAAGGGAGCACATTCATATATCGCCAAGCCTCTCCATCTTGATGAGCTGCGGGCGCAGGTCCATAAGGCTTTGGAAAGGCAGGCTCTCTCCGTGGAAGTCCTGCGCTTGAGGCAGGTTCTGGAAGAAGGGAAACAGGACTTTCCCCTTGTGGGCCAAAGTGATCAGATCTCCAAACTGAAAAAAACCATTGAACAATTGGCGCACATGGACTGCAACGTCCTCATTCAGGGAGAAACAGGGACTGGTAAGGAACTTATCGCCCGCGGAATCCATATGCTCAGTCCCCGTTCACAGGAACGCTTCATGGCCATCAACTGCGGAACATTCACAGCGGAATTGATGGATAAAGAACTTTTCGGCCATGAAAAGGAAGCCTTCACCGGAGCCCAGCGCGGGCAGAAAGGCATCCTTGAAGTTGCCACCGGAGGAACTGTTTTCTTCGATGAAATGAGCGAACTGCCCCTGAACATGCAGGTCAAACTGCTGCGGGTACTGCAGGAGAGAAACTTTCTGCGGGTTGGCGGAACTCAGGAAATCCCGGTTGATATCCGTGTCGTATCCGCAACAAACTGCGACCTAAAGGAAGAGGTTGAAAACGGCACCTTCCGTCAGGACCTGTTTTACCGTTTGAACGTGGTAACCCTTTCCGCCCCACCCTTGCGGGAACACAGAGAGGACATACCGGTACTTATCGGTCACTTTCTGGAAAAGCACCGTTCCGACACTCAGTCCATCGATACGATTTCACAGGAAACACTTGATATCCTGATGAACTATTCCTTTCCGGGAAACGTCCGTGAACTGGAGAACATTTCGCAGCGGGCTCTGGCACTGGCTCGAGGCACGGTATTCTCGCCGGACCTTCTGCCCGAGGAAATCCGCAACATCGCCCGCAACAAGCCACTGCGGACACTGGAAGAAGTGGAGCGTGACCATATTGGAAAAGTCATGCTGGCCACTAACGGCAACAAGACTCAGGCAGCCAAAATACTGGGAATTGACCGTGTTTCCTTATGGCGGAAAATGAAACGGCTCGGACTTGATAAAAAAAACTAATTCAGGGCAGCTTCCAAAGCGTCTTCCAGTCGGGAGACCAGTCTGATTTCCAGCCCGGACAAAACCTCGTCCTCAAGCTGACTTACGACCTGCCCGCATTTCTCCGGCAGGACAACGGTACTGATCCCGGCCCTGACTGCAGCCATGACCTTCTCTCGCACGCCTCCCACCGGCAGGACATCGCCATGTAATGATATCTCGCCGCTGAAGGCCATATCCTGCGGTACGCTACGCCCTGTGAGCTGCGAAAGAATCGCCACGGCAATGGTCACTCCTGCGGAAGGTCCTTCCTTGGTTATCGATCCGGCAGGAATATGGACATGAATATCCGATGATTCAAAAAAGTCCTCGGAAAGACCGAACTTGCAGGCATTGCTCCGCAAAAAACTCAGGGCCGTCTGGGCTGATTCTCTGAGCACTTCCCCAAGTGAACCGGTAAGAAGCAAATTCTTGCTTCCGTGCATACGGACCGCTTCAACAAAAATAATTTCCCCCCCGTTTTCAGACCAGACCAGACCGGTGGCTACCCCGGTCTTCAAAGTTCGCCCTACAGTTGCGCTGAAATGAGGCGCCGGACCCATCAATTCTATCAATCCGGTCTCATCCACATGCAATATATCTGAGTGATCCTGTTCATCCAGCCTTCTCTTAGCCAGCTTCCGGCAGAGGGCGGCAATCTGTTTATCCAGTCCCCGCAATCCCGACTCACGGGTATATTCAGCAATAAGCTTTTTCAGGCCGTCTGCGGAAACATCCACCTCATTCAAGGAAAAACCATGTTTCAATAATTGGGCCGGGAGCATGAAATTTTTTGCTATGTTAAATTTTTCTCCGGGAGTGTAGCTTGAGAATTCTATCATTTCCATACGGTCCCGCAATGGTCCCGGTATGCGCTCCACAATATTGGCTGTAGCAATGAAAAGCACACCCGAAAGATCAAAAGGCAGCCCCAGATAATTATCCACAAAACCTGAATTCTGCTGCGGATCAAGAATTTCCAGAAGAACAGATGTCGCGTCACCTTGAAAATTCTGGATTATTTTATCAAGCTCATCAAGCATGATAACCGGGTTGCGGACTCCAGCCTTCTGGATACTTTGAAGAATACGCCCGGACATGGCCCCCACATAAGTTCTCCGGTGACCGCGAAGCTCTGACTCATCCCGCAATCCGGCCAGGGACATGCATATAAATTTGCGTCCCATCGCTTCAGCAATGGCCCGGCCGATGGAAGTTTTCCCGGTTCCGGGAGGGCCGTTGAAACAAAGGACCGGTCCCTGCAATCCCTGCAGCCGCTGATTGCGTCCTAACAGATCCTGCACATATTCGCGCAAACGGGTAAGATTCACGGGCTTGCCGAGATACTGGTCGGCACCGTTTTTCATGGCTTCGACTGCCGTCTTAACAGTGGCATACCCGGTAAGCATGATAACCCCGGTATCCGGCCAGCGGCTGCGCAGGACTTCCAATAGTTCAAGACCGTCCATGCCGTCCATCTTGAGGTCGGTAATCACGATATCTGCAGGTTCTTCCTCCATGGCGGCTACTGCCTCCAGACCGTTACCCACAGTCCTGACCGAAAAACCTTCATGTTCAAATATTATGGATAAATTTTCACGGGCAATAATCTCATCATCGGCGATAATCAGGTTCGGGCTGATCCGGCTGCGCAGATTCTTGACTGCGAGAAATTCCAGAATTCGCTCCTTTACATTGTTCAGCCCGTAATGGCGGGCATCAAGAATATCCGCCGCCTTTTGAGTATCAAGATCATCTTTCGTTGTTTCATTCCACGGCAAAGAAAGTATGAATTCCAAATATGCATGGGAAATGGAAAACTCGGGAGAGGTACTCTCGGTCTTGCGAAGACGTTCACATTCATCACGGGCGACTTCCAGAATATTATCGGGAAGCTCAGCGGACTCAACCCGGCTGCAGATCTCATCAGCCACGCTTTCAGTCACATTCTCAGGCCCGGCGTGCGCATCGGTAATATTCTCTTCAGGCCGCGTCTTTTCGACATTCTTTCTACCAAACCATTTCATAAGAATCCTCCGGATAAATCTTGTCTGTCCACCCTGAACCGAACGCTATACACAAATAGGCTTAGGAGCTGGTCATTCAATATCATTAAAGTTTAGCCCTGTTAACGTTGCACATTGAAACAAGACAAGCAGAACATGTTCTTTTTTGCACAATCTATCTCAATTTATATATAAGTCATTAATATAAAAGCTTTTCTAAAAAATAAACTTTTCATATGCTTTTAATACAGCCTTAAAAGCACCCAAACAAGGTCACAAAAGCAAGTAATCTTGTTGCAAATAGCAACGCACTGTTCCGCACTTTTCTGACCAACCCCACCTGAAATAGCCCTTAACAAATTTTATGCCGTTGCGAATAGCAACACGCAAAAAACTACACGAAAGAACACTTTTATATAAACATCTGATTTCATGGCACTTTTTACATAAAAAATCCTTGGCATGGATATTGATCCATGTGGGAGCAAGTTCAAAGGAAGGAAATAACAATCAGGAGGAACCATGGCCACAGAACAAGGATTTTTCGGTCTTTTGGAACGCTATTATGCAACAAAGGCGGCGAATCAATGCAATACCTGCAATGTTGGCGCATGGGCCATCAACCGGGATCAAACAACAAATGACCCCAAAGATAGGGAGGTTTTCTTGAAAACTTTATTAAACCGCTTTCTGAATAACAGTGGAAAATCTGAAGTTTCCCAAGAGGAAAACAACGAACTGGTAAACAACCTTTCTGAATGCACCTGCGAAGGCGGAAAAATCCTTGTAGTAAGCAAGGGTGCTGCTTTCTCCGGCAAAGTAGTCAACTACGCAGTAGAAATGGCAGCAAGAACCCAGAGCAGCCTCATCGCCTTGAACCTTGATGAACGTGGTTCTGATTTCAACAATTTCTGTTCCCAATCCGAAGAGAACATCTCTCATTTCTCAGCAAAAGCAGAGGAAGCAGGCCTTCTCTTTGCCCATGTTGTGAAACAGGGAGCCGAAGATTCCGTTGTGGCCGAACTTCATAATCAGGATAAAAAGCTGCGGTATGTAATGGAAGACGTTGCACGCAACAAATCTGCTAGCGCGGCTATTCCGGTATATACACGAGCGACACTTAGAGTCGGGTAACCCGCACTTTTTGCTGTTTTCATAGATAAAAGGGATACTTATGACTCCAGAAATTCTTCTAGTAATGGCAGTACTGGCCTTTGCGGTACTGCTTTTCATATTCGAATGGGTGAGGGTCGACGTAGTCGGCATCATCATGATGGTATTATTGCCCCTGCTCGGGCTTGTGACCCCCAAACAGGCTATCAGCGGTTTGAGCAGTAACGCCGTCGTATCCATCATTGCGGTTATCATCATCGGAGCCGGGCTCGATAAAACCGGCGTTATGAACACCCTTGCAAGGGTTATCCTTAAATTTGCCGGAAAAAGCGAAACCCGGATCATGTCCCTCATAGCCGGGACTGTGGCTATCATCTCCGGATTCATGCAGAACATCGGGGCCGCCGCCCTGTTTCTGCCTGCAGCCAAACGTATCGGCAACCAGACCGGAGTCCCGGTTGGCAGACTGCTCATGCCCATGGGCTTCTGTGCCATCATCGGCGGATGTCTGACTCTGGTCGGCTCCAGTCCCTTGATTCTTCTCAACGACCTCATGGTTGTTGGCGGCAAACATTACGAGCCCTTCGGAATGTTCGGGGTAACCCCCATCGGGATATGCCTGCTGATAGCGGCGCTTATCTATTTCATTCTTCTGGGACGCTTCATACTCCCAAGTGAAAACGTGGACGAAACATCAGGACCCATGTCGGAACTGCTCGCCAACACATACGGCGGAGTTGGTTCTTTATATGAACTGCATGTGCCGGAAACATGGACCTGCGACCACGACCTCATGAACCTTGAGCTGCGTCCAATGTATTTCTCCACCATTGTTGCCATCGCACGCGAACGTGGTAAAAACCACAAAATCGCTCCTGACGCACAGGAAGTAATCAAGCCCGGAGACCATCTTGCAGTGGTCGGTCCTATTGAGGCTGTTCGGCACATGGCTGTTGATTTCGGCTGGTCTCTCAAGGAAGATCTTGAGACTTTTGCCGAAGAGCTTTCCCCCAACAACGCAGGGCTGATGGAAGGGATCATCACTCCCCGTTCCGAACTTGTCGGTATGACTCTGCGTACACTGGGCATTCGTAACCGTTTTCAGGTTTCCCCTGTGGCAATCTTCAGGGGCGAAAAGCTGTTCATCAGCGGTCTTACCGATCTGCAACTGGAATCCGGAGACGCACTCCTGCTGCATGGTCGCTGGGAAATGTTCCACATGCTCAAAGACCGCCCGGACTTTGTATTTACTGAAGATGTAAAAGGCGAAATCCTCCGCACAGATAAAGCCAAACTGGCCCTGATGTGGCTTGCAATTTCCCTTTTCATGATACTCGGCCTGCATATTCAGCTCTCCATCGCCCTGCTCACCGGAGCACTGGGCATGGTCCTGACCAAGGTCCTGAGCATTGACGAAGCATACCAGTCAGTAGACTGGATGACAGTATTCCTGCTCGGCGGGCTTATTCCGCTGGGTATGGCCTTTGAAAACACAGGGGCCGCAAAATACATAGCCGATACCATTATGGCCGCACTGGGCCAGCCCTCGGCTCTGGTTCTGTTGACCGTTATCGGAGCGCTGACCTCGTTCTTTACGCTGGTAGCCTCAAACGTAGGTGCAACAGTTCTGCTGGTGCCGCTTTCAATGAACATGGCCTTGAACGCCGGGGTTGACCCGCGCATAGCAGCCCTTACCGTGGCTGTAGCAGCATCGAATACCTTTGTGCTGCCCACCCATCAGGTAAATGCCCTGATTATGCGTCCCGGCGGCTACAAGACCATCGACTATGTTCGAGCCGGGACCGGTATGACCATCCTGTACATGGCCGTTATGATCTCCGCCTTAATGATGCTTTACTAATTCCCCCTGTGGAGAAAGGTCCCCCTACACCTGGACCTTTCTCCACATACCGGGAATCCAACTATTCCAATAATACCGGAGAAAGCGACGACAAACGGATACTGCCGCGTAATATCCGGCCATGAATTATTATAAAGGAGACTCTGATGCAGCAAACTTTTCTGCAATCACTTGGCAGTAACTTTTTGGGCCATGCCCCGAAATGGTATAAAAAAGTCATTCTGGCCTTTTTGATCATCAACCCCATACTCATATTCACTGTCGGATCCCAGATCGCAGGTTGGGCACTCATCGCTGAATTCATTTTCAC encodes the following:
- a CDS encoding sigma-54 dependent transcriptional regulator — translated: MINHANILIVEDEAIARENLAHVMTAEGHTATAVGSGTEALQKIGKQDFELVLTDLMLPGMNGIELLEHIKEIQPSTQVIVITGHATVDTAVIAMQKGAHSYIAKPLHLDELRAQVHKALERQALSVEVLRLRQVLEEGKQDFPLVGQSDQISKLKKTIEQLAHMDCNVLIQGETGTGKELIARGIHMLSPRSQERFMAINCGTFTAELMDKELFGHEKEAFTGAQRGQKGILEVATGGTVFFDEMSELPLNMQVKLLRVLQERNFLRVGGTQEIPVDIRVVSATNCDLKEEVENGTFRQDLFYRLNVVTLSAPPLREHREDIPVLIGHFLEKHRSDTQSIDTISQETLDILMNYSFPGNVRELENISQRALALARGTVFSPDLLPEEIRNIARNKPLRTLEEVERDHIGKVMLATNGNKTQAAKILGIDRVSLWRKMKRLGLDKKN
- a CDS encoding HAMP domain-containing sensor histidine kinase, with translation MFKLNIRQKIIIGIIIFSFCFGCLGLLSYLNTLQLENEVLLIERSDDLSNLILEIRSIEKNYLLYRDPALFSLGLEYLNHADSLLQKLVKEFNKIDKIQSGEKLKESLNHYRELIIQLESTPGISSDTDNKINAHLRETGQKMVELSKEISNFERENILSINRNLRSNLTLSMIGIAAVITALVVFFSSNILKPLREVQQATRKISQGTFKALPIKNSHDEIQQVFAALNSMVEQLVKRRRQLVQAQKLSSIGTLSSGIAHQLNNPLNNISTSCQILEERQKGKDELADRMMSNIMQETLRARDIVKGLLEFSRENEYSPGPIEIGVIMKSAVDLVSSQVPSNISLSMDIPEHIIVYADRRKIQEAFINLLINAIQAIADCPGSINITAETDKTNTVIKVKDTGQGMSPEIMERIFDPFFSTKEVGQGTGLGLYIVYGIIEKHQGSIRAESSPGQGTTFHITLPLDTEHQV
- a CDS encoding S16 family serine protease; amino-acid sequence: MKWFGRKNVEKTRPEENITDAHAGPENVTESVADEICSRVESAELPDNILEVARDECERLRKTESTSPEFSISHAYLEFILSLPWNETTKDDLDTQKAADILDARHYGLNNVKERILEFLAVKNLRSRISPNLIIADDEIIARENLSIIFEHEGFSVRTVGNGLEAVAAMEEEPADIVITDLKMDGMDGLELLEVLRSRWPDTGVIMLTGYATVKTAVEAMKNGADQYLGKPVNLTRLREYVQDLLGRNQRLQGLQGPVLCFNGPPGTGKTSIGRAIAEAMGRKFICMSLAGLRDESELRGHRRTYVGAMSGRILQSIQKAGVRNPVIMLDELDKIIQNFQGDATSVLLEILDPQQNSGFVDNYLGLPFDLSGVLFIATANIVERIPGPLRDRMEMIEFSSYTPGEKFNIAKNFMLPAQLLKHGFSLNEVDVSADGLKKLIAEYTRESGLRGLDKQIAALCRKLAKRRLDEQDHSDILHVDETGLIELMGPAPHFSATVGRTLKTGVATGLVWSENGGEIIFVEAVRMHGSKNLLLTGSLGEVLRESAQTALSFLRSNACKFGLSEDFFESSDIHVHIPAGSITKEGPSAGVTIAVAILSQLTGRSVPQDMAFSGEISLHGDVLPVGGVREKVMAAVRAGISTVVLPEKCGQVVSQLEDEVLSGLEIRLVSRLEDALEAALN
- a CDS encoding SLC13 family permease, with product MTPEILLVMAVLAFAVLLFIFEWVRVDVVGIIMMVLLPLLGLVTPKQAISGLSSNAVVSIIAVIIIGAGLDKTGVMNTLARVILKFAGKSETRIMSLIAGTVAIISGFMQNIGAAALFLPAAKRIGNQTGVPVGRLLMPMGFCAIIGGCLTLVGSSPLILLNDLMVVGGKHYEPFGMFGVTPIGICLLIAALIYFILLGRFILPSENVDETSGPMSELLANTYGGVGSLYELHVPETWTCDHDLMNLELRPMYFSTIVAIARERGKNHKIAPDAQEVIKPGDHLAVVGPIEAVRHMAVDFGWSLKEDLETFAEELSPNNAGLMEGIITPRSELVGMTLRTLGIRNRFQVSPVAIFRGEKLFISGLTDLQLESGDALLLHGRWEMFHMLKDRPDFVFTEDVKGEILRTDKAKLALMWLAISLFMILGLHIQLSIALLTGALGMVLTKVLSIDEAYQSVDWMTVFLLGGLIPLGMAFENTGAAKYIADTIMAALGQPSALVLLTVIGALTSFFTLVASNVGATVLLVPLSMNMALNAGVDPRIAALTVAVAASNTFVLPTHQVNALIMRPGGYKTIDYVRAGTGMTILYMAVMISALMMLY